DNA from Metabacillus flavus:
CTCCTTGCTCCGGCAGAGGATCACGACCGTTGCTCCCATATTAGCTAATTCAAGAGCTGTTGCTTTGCCAATCCCGGAATTTCCTCCAGTAATTAAACAGATTTTTTTCTCCATAAATCCCCCGCCTTTTTAATATGTCTCTCTCTCTATTAAGCTCTATGATTATCGATATTGGCATACATTTGCTGCTGACCGGCTGCCAGGAAATCATGCGGGAAGCCTAATGGAACCTGGCTGATTTCATTCAGTCTCTGCATATGCTCCGGACTTAGTTCAAATTCAAGGCAGCCTAAGCAACAATCTTCTCATGATCTCCAATGGCAATGGAGGTATCTGCCGGTATAGATGCCTGGAATATTGGCGCAGTCAAAAGAAGTGATTCAATAATAGAATGATGCTGCATAGGAACCTCTCGTTTCTTCATGAATATGTAAAGCTTTTTTTACCATTTGATTTCTTTTCCGTCTCTGAAAAAGCCGCCATTCGGACCTTCTTCATCAAGCACTGCAAGCCACATTATGGACCTGGCCGCTTCCTCTGCAGTTCTTGGAGCGTGAGGACCGCCCATATCGGTTTTCACCCAGCCTGGACAAACGGCATTGATTTTGATGTTTCCTGAAACCTCTGCTGCCAATTGACGGGTCAGACCATTCAACGCGAGCTTCGATAATTTATAGGAACCAGGTCCTTTCTCATCCATTCCATCCATCTGTCCATACCCGGAGGAAACATTCACGATCCTTCCATAGTTATACTTCTTCATTAACGGGAGGAATGATTGAATTAAATGATAGGGACCGAGAAGATTGGTTTTTAAGGTACGCTCTAAAAGATCCTGATCCGCTTCCAGGAGCGGCGAATTTCCATCCATATATACACCGGCATTATTGATTAGCACATCCAGCCGGCCATATACTTGCCGAACATGCTCAGCAGCCAATTGAATGCTCTCTTTCCGGTCTACATCAAGCTCCACAAAATGAACGTCATGTCCAAGGTTTTGCAGGGACGCAGCCGCCTTCTCTCCTCTGGCTCTGTTTCTGCTGCCAACGAGGACCTGATAGTTTTGCTCAGCTAACTGCTTCACTAATTCAAATCCAATTCCTTTGTTTCCGCCGGTAATTAGGGCGGTTTTCTTTGTCTGGTTCATTCTGGTCTGCTCCTTCCATTGCTTGTACATACAATTATATGATCAAAAAAAACTAATCCATCATCCGATATTTATTATGGCTGTCTTTATAAGAATCCTCTGCTGCGAATGGTCTTACATTTTCAAAAATCCCATAGCTATTCCCGCTGGTATCCTTAAACATGAAGCATGGCCCGTTCGGGATTTCAATTGGACCTTTTTCTTCCTTCCAGCCTCTATCCTTTAGCTCTTTCACCTTAACTTTCAAGTCTTTTACTTCATATAGCGGAATGCATACCGGCGAAGCCAGATGATCAGCGATCAAGGTAAGAGGTCCTTCTCCCATTTCAAAAGCCGCGACTTTTGCTCCAAAACGGTTAAATGCCCATTGCAATTGACCCCCGAGCACGGACTGGTAATAGTGAAAATCCGATTCAAAATCAGAAGTCCCTATATACAAATATGTAAGCCTTCCAAAGGGGGACGTACTTATATAAGACACCGCCTTTTTTAATATTTTGTTGTTTGTACATACAATTATATTATAACAAGGAAATAATAAAAGTAAACTGAAAATTGCATTGAAAAAGAGATTTGACAAACAAATTTAATTATTGTAGTTTGTATGTACAAGCAAAACGTAAGGAGTTTTTGAATGTGATTGATGATTTTTTCAACAATTGTCTGTATTTTACAGTAAACAAACTTTCCCGGGCCATTACAAAGATGGCAGAGGAATCTTTTAAGAAAACAGGATTATCCCCGACTCATGCTTTTTTAATGATGCTGGTCATAGATAAACCTGGCATTTCCCAATCAGAGTTAGCAGAAGCTCTTCACCTGAAGCCTTCCACCATCACACGATTTGTGGACAAGCTTGTTGAAAAGGGATTGATTGAGCGAAAAGCAGAAGGAAAGAGATCGCTTAACTACCCGACCGCTGAAGGTCAAGAGATTCTAGCAGATATTAAGGATGGCTGGAAAATCTTATTCCGTGGATACTCTGATGTTTTAGGCGAAGAAGAAGGAAAAGCATTAAATCAATTAATCAACGAAGCAGGCAACAAATTAGAAAAGTAATGAGAAAATTCCTTTGCTGAATTTATTTAGCAGAGGTATTTCACCCTTATACTTGCTTGTACAAACAAAACTAAAATTATATGTATATAAAAGGAGACAAATTCATGAAAACACTTGTTATTATTGCCCATCCTAATCTTGATCAATCCCGCATTAACCGCACTTGGATGGAAGAATTGAAGAAGCACGAAGAAATTACGATTCACCGTTTATATGAAGCCTATCCAGATGGGAAAATCAATGCAGAACATGAGCAAAAACTTTTGGAAGCCCATGACCGGATTGTTCTCCAATTCCCATTCTTCTGGTACAGCACGCCTTCTTTGCTGAAACAATGGCAGGATGAAGTGCTGTCCTACGGCTGGGCATATGGTGAAGGCGGGGACAAGCTGCATGGTAAAGAGCTTGGTCTTGCTATTTCAACCTTTGGCCCTGAAGATTCATACGGTCCTGCAGGATACAACAACTTTACAATGGAGACACTGACTGCACCGCTGCAGCAAACGAGCAATCTAATCGGCACACGTTTCATGCCTCTGTTTGTTTTAAATGGTGTTATGCACGTAACCGATGAAGAATTGGCAGAAAACGCAAAGGCTTATGCCACTCACGTTCTTCAGCCAGCTATGGTAAACGCCTAATATCAAAACTTGAGCATAAGAATAGAAAGGTGAAAAAAATGAAAACATTAGTAATCACAGCTCATCCAAACATGTCTAAATCAAAGGTTAACAAAGCGTGGACGAATCGTCTTCAGCAAGAAGAAAATGTAACCGTTCATGATTTATATTCTCTTTATCCTACTTTTGAAATTGATGCAGAAAAAGAGCAGCAGCAATTGCTGGAGTACGATCGGATTGTATTTCAATTTCCATTTTACTGGTACAGCTCTCCCGCTTTGTTAAAACAGTGGCAGGATTCTGTTTTAACCTATGGCTTTGCTTACGGATCCGAAGGCACAAGGCTTCACGGGAAAGAGTTTATGCTGGCAATTTCTTCGGGAGGTCCGGCTGAAGCATACCAGGCCGGAGGGTATAACCACTACTCCATAAGTGAACTGACAAAGCCATTTCAGGCAACAGCCAATTTATGCGGGATGCATTTTCTTCCGAGCTTCCTTCTTCAAGGAATGATGACGCTCACGGAAGAAAAGCTGCAGGAAAGTGCGGACGCACTTGCGGCATATGTGACAAATTCTGAATTACGGAGAAAACGATAATAAAAAGCCTTGCGGAAATCTTTTATGGTGCCCGCAAGGCTTTTTCATTTTTACGCAATTCCCCTTGGATTTTCGTTAAATACACGCACTGCATTCATTTGCATCCTGCAGCTTTTTGTAATTCTTAAAACCTATACTTTCGTCGTAAACTCCGTATACAAGCTTGCCGGAATCTCATTTTCGAGCTTAATCTTTACCGTGATCGGCTTGGCTCCTTCATATTCGACGGTGCTGCCTTGTCCGATGTAAATGTAGGGCTCGGTTTTTCCGTCAATTTCTTTATATTTCCGAATGAACAGGTGCAGATGGATGCCTCTGATGCTGTTAAAAATAATATTCCGTCCACGCTCTGATTCGGGAGCCGTGCTGTTCGGGGTCTGCCACTGGAAATACCGTTCATCGAGGAACTTATCCTGATAATTAAGACGCTCATCGATATCTTCTTCCTTATGCAAATCAATATACAGGAAATAATCGTCCCCATTTGTAAGCAGACCTGAACCGCGGAACGCGCTGTGACTTTTACGGTAGTTGGAAAGCAGCGCGGCATCGACCATGGAATACTGCTCATACAGCTTCAGATGCGGCATGCCATAATATTCATTTCCAAACTCCTTTTCATAGCGGAATATTCCATACAGAACAACATCCTCTATGTATTTCCGGTATTCTTCCTGCTTTAGAAGATTGCTGAATAATGTTGTTTTCGTCAAGCATTGATCTTGCAGATGAAACAGTTTTTTGTGTGACTTTTTCTGGCCAGTGTCGTAATAATTCTGATTCAGTACTTCGAAGGCGTGCAGAATGCTGTCTTCATCTGCCTCCCGGACAAGCCTGAGCAATTCGTGCTTCGCTGTCTCCAAGGTGATCTCATTGTGATCTAAAAGATATCTCACCACCACAAACTCATGCAGCCTTTTCAGCGGAAGCTTTCCTGACAATTCCTTTAAAGCTCTTTCAAACGCATCATCGAGAAGCAGCTTTTTTAACGCCTCATTCTTCTCCGTTTTCGCCACGAAATTCAGATACGTCTTCTCCCGGTGAATGAATTTAATCGGATCCGGCGCCCCGTCGTATCTTAAATAATCCAAAAGAAAGGAAGGGGTCCGACCTGCATTAAGCTTCTTAAACTCAAAATATTCTTCTCTTAAATATTTTAAAGAGTTAAAGTTTTCCTGATCAATTTGCGCGAGGATCCGCTCCTGCGAAATCCGGTCCATTTGAATATGTGTACATCCGGGGATGCTCGCAAACCCTGTCGCAACCGCAATCTTTAAGCTCTCTTTATCATAGTACCCGGCTTCCATTCAGCGCTAAAGCAATGAGAAAGGCTTTATTATGGTTTCCAATGAAATCAAGCACCGTTAAAAAGCTTTTTTCTTCGTGCTTTCGAAGTCCGCGTCCAAGCTGCTGGATAAAGATGATCGGGGAATTCGTCGGCCGCAGCATAAGCACCGTGTTGACCGACGGAATGTCCACCCCTTCGTTAAAAATATCAACTGTAAACAGGAACTCAAGGCCATCTTCGTCATCCTCAAGACGTTTCATAAAATGCTGCCTTTTATCCGGACTGTCATCCCCTAAGAGAACCTCACTTATATAGCCCCGTTTGTTAAATTCAGCGGCCATATAATGAGCATGCTCCCGTCCGGCGCAGAAGCCGAGACCCTTTCTTTTCTCCCCGTCATGGCCGTAGAATTTCATCTTTTCAATGATAAAATCGACCCGCTCATTCACCTTTAACCGCTTCGTCATTTCGTCTATATCTGTTAGGGAAACATCACTTAGGTCGACGCCGTCAATATCAGTAATGCCAAAGTAATGAAAAGGAACGACCAGCTCATCATCCAAAGCTTCATGAAGGCGTACTTCGAGCGCCACGTTGTTGTCAAAATGGTCAAACACATTGCGGCTATCGCTCCGCTCAGGAGTTGCCGTCATCCCCAGGGTAAATTCAGGCTCAAAATAGGCCATGACACTTTGGTATGTAGGGCTTGTAACGTGATGCGCCTCGTCAACTACTAGATAATCAAATTCATCCTTCCGCAAATCACGATAGCATTTGGATAAAGTCTGAATTGTTGCGAACACATAATCCGCATTCCCTTGCTTCACATTCCCCGTCAGCAAGCCGAATGTCAGCTGCTCATTCGGCAAAAGTTTTTCAAATGTCTCCTTCGCTTTTCTTAGAATTTCCTCCCGGTGGACAATAAAAAGAAGCCTTCGCGGACGGCAGCTTTTTACGTCAAAAGCGGACATATACGTTTTACCTGTACCTGTAGCAGCAATCACGAGCGCTTTGTTTTCTCCATAGCTTCTGAGACGCTCAAGGTTCTCTATCGCGCGGCTCTGCATCCGGTTCGGTACGATGTATTTCATATCTTCGTAAATCTGCTGCTGCTTTTTCACTGTCGATTTAATGCTTTTTAAAAAGTTCTCATACCGTCTAATAAAATCTTCATCAGCCGTCACACTGCTCTTCCAAAGCTGATCATACTCTCTTAAAACCTCTTTAATAAAAAAAGCATCTTCTTTCGCGATAATCTCAACGTTCCACTCGATATTGCTCTTCAAGGCACTTTGCGTAATATTCGACGAACCGATGATTACCTTATAATGATCCGTGTACTCAAAGATATATGCCTTTGTATGAAAACCAATCGTTTTATCGGTCACAAACACTTTCAGCTCAATATTATGAAACTCACGGATTTTTTCAAGAGCTTTTGCATCTGTAAAATTAAGATAGGTAGAGGTAATGATCTTTCCGTTTACCCCATTTTCCTCCGCTTCTTTCAAAGAATCCAGCAGCAGCTGCAGTCCGCTGAAATTCACAAATGCGACACTAAAATAAAAGTTCACGCAATCTTTCATGGATTGTTCCAGCTCCTGCAGCAAGTTGGCTTTCTCTGAATTCACAATTAATTTCTTTTCAGTTAGCATGAATGGATCTCCTTATTTTCCCTATTAAACAGCAGCATATCACAAAAATCCTTAGTTTAAGGGAGTAAATTCAAAAAATCCCCTTATATTTGCAGGGATAACTCAAGCCTTCCAACTAATCTCTTATCCAATTTAAAGAGAGAACACTCAAAAGATTGAACAAAAACAAATATGGGTATTTGACATTTAAAGGATGACGCGATCGGCGGTTTCAAGTTTGAAATGGGAATGTAAATTTTTTGTTCATCCTAATACGTGTGCAATTCATACTTTTGCTTGGAGGGATAATAATGGCTATGCTAACTGTTGGTAATGAAAACGATGCACCAATTGATATTTATTATGAAGATCAAGGAACGGGGAAACCTGTCGTACTGATTCACGGATGGCCGCTTAGCGGGCGTTCTTGGGAAAAGCAGGTGCCTGCTTTAATTGATGCAGGCTATCGAGTCATTACATATGACCGCAGGGGATTTGGAAAATCATCGCAGCCTTATAGCGGCTATGAATATGATACATTCGCAGCCGATTTGAACAAATTGCTTGAGCACTTAGACCTTCGTGAAGCGGCACTTGTCGGTTTTTCAATGGGCGGCGGAGAAGTAGCTCGCTATATCAGCACATACGGAACAGAACGGGTGAGCAAAGCGGTTTTCGCTGCAGCCGTCCCTCCTTATCTGTACAAGGCACCGGATAATCCTCATGGCGGGCTGGATGATGGGGCAATTGAAGAGTTCCAAAACGGAGTAAAGGGAGACCGGATCGCGTTTCTTGATACGTTTACTAACAATTTCTTTGCAGCCGGCGACAAGACAGACCTTGTCAGCGAGCCGTTCCGTCTCTATAACAGGGATATTGCAGCAATGGCGTCTCCTAAAGGCACCCTTGACTGTATCGCAGCGTTCGCTAAAACCGATTTCCGGGGCGACTTGGAGAAAATAACCGTCCCAACACTCATCATACATGGGGATTCAGACGGGACTGTACCGTTCGAAGTGAGCGGCAAGCGTACCCATGAAACGATTCCAGGAAGTGAGCTTGTTGTCATTGAAGGTGCCCCTCATGGCTTCAACGCTACGCATGCTGAGGAATTTAACCGTGGATTGATCAGCTTCCTTAATTCTTAAAGACGGAATAGCTATAATGAGCCAAAAAACCAGTTTGATTTCCAAACTGGTTTTTTTCATTGCTGTTTTCCATATCCACGCTCCTCTGTCTTAAGCTATAGTCAAAAGAGATAATCACGAACAAGGAGGAGCAGGATGAACGAAACACCTGTATTGCAAATCGAAAATGTCAGTAAGAGGATTAAGCATCACCAAATCCTTTCAAACGTCAGCCTGACCGTGAAAAAAGGTGAAATTCTCGGTTTGCTGGGCCCAAACGGCTCCGGTAAAACGACCATGATCCGATCCGTTCTCGGTCTTGTTTCCTTAAACGCCGGGGAAATATCCATCGGCGGCTATTCCATAAAAAAGGACTTTGAGAAAGCCGTCAGCCTCGCTGGTGCGATTGTAGAGAATCCGGAGTTTTACAATTATATGAGCGGTTATTACAACCTCGTTCATTTTGCAAATATGAGCGACCCAATAGGGAGAGGCAGAATTGCGGAAGTCGTAGATTTGGTGGGTTTGGGAGAGCGAATTCATGATCCGGTCCGCACCTATTCGTTAGGCATGCGGCAGCGGCTTGGTATTGCGCAGGCGGTCCTCCATAAACCGCAGCTGCTGCTGCTGGATGAACCAACAAACGGTCTTGATCCGTCCGGTATAAGGGAACTCCGCGAATACCTGAAAAATCTGCGGGATAAAGAGAATGTAGCCATTGTGATTTCCACTCACTTGCTAAAAGAAGTAGAAGACATGTGCGACAGGGTGGCGATTATCAAAAAAGGCGAGATTCTGTCCGTTCAAAATGTTCAATACGATGCAGGCGATTTGCCAATTCGTGTCCTATTCGAAGTAAATCAACCTCTTGAGGCAGAGGAAGCAGCAAAGGCCTATCACCCGGCAATTGTGCCCGGCGGTCTGGAATTCCTCGTGAAGCGAGAGGAAATTCCGCTCATCAACAAGACACTCACAGAAAACAGAATTGACGTCTTCGCCATCCATCCAAAACGTAAAAACTTAGAGGAATCCTTCCTCGAACTGACAGAGGAGGCAACGGAATGATCCGGCTGGTAAAAAACGAACATATGAAAATCTTTTTGAAAAAAGGAAGCTGGGCACTGGCGATCGGACTCGCTGTGATCTGCTTCACCATGGCTCTATTTATGAAGAAAATGCTGGCTGGTGCGGGAGTAGAGGAGAATTATCTCGGCTTCCTATCGTTCAGCACCGGTTTTTTAGGTATGCTTCCTTTTTTCACCGTCGCTATTGCCGGCGCCATTGTAGCCAGCGAATTTGAACGGGGAACGATTAAATTTTTATTGATTAGAAAAGCGACACGTTCGAAGGTTCTTCTTTCAAAGTACATAACAACGGTTCTTTTCAGTGTTTATATCGTTCTATTGTATTTTTTTCTATCTGTCTTTCTCGGAATGCTCTTATTCGGGTTTCAAAACGCTGCAGAAAGCGGTCCGCTCTTAACAACTGCTTTATTTGATTACGCTGACTGCCTGATTGAAACGATCATTATGGCGACTTTCGCCTTTATGCTCTCTGCCGTTTTCAGAAGCACGGTCCTTTCAGTAGGACTGACCTTCGTTGTCATCCTTTCAGCCAAAGGCGCTGTCCAGCTTCTTGCCCATTACGATGTGGCGTGGGGCAGGTTTTTACTATTTTCCAATACGGGTTTCGGCCAATATGCAAGAGGAAATTTGCCGCCATTTGAAGGCATGAGCCCCTTATTTTCCATATTGATATTGCTGTTTCACCTTATATCTTTTCTTAGCCTCGCTTGGGCTGCCTTTGTGAAAAGGGACGTGGCAAATTAATATTTATGTTAGCCTTTTCAAAAAAAATCTCCAGGTTATTTACGAATTGAGATAATTAGAGTACACTAGGTTCAGATGTTAATTGATAATGAGTATCATTATTATGAGGTGAACCACGATGAACCTAAACCAAATTCAACAGAATGAAACGTTTAAAATACAGGATTTATCCGATCTCCATCCATTTGTTAAACGCCGTTTGAAGGATCTGGGCGTTTACGAAGGGAAAGAGGTCAAAGTGATTCGCTATTGTCCGCTTGGAGGTCCCTGCCTATTGGAGTGCTCAGGACAAAGGGTCGGCATTCGCAGAAAGGATACGTTCTGCATTAAAGGGGCGCGTCTTTCATGAATACGGCACTGTTTGGCAATCCGAATACAGGAAAAACCTCTTTATTCAATCAAATCACCGGTTCTTACGAATATGTAGGAAACTGGAGCGGCGTAACGGTTGATAAAAAAATCGGCAAGATTAAAGACTCCGTGCAGTCTTTAATTGACTTGCCCGGTGTATATTCACTTAATCCCCTTTCCAATGATGAGCGCGTCGCGTCCATTGCACTTCTTCAGGAGGAAGCGCAGCAAATTCTGAATATCGTCAACGCCAATCAGCTCGAAAGAAGCCTTTATTTAACGATTGAGCTTTTAGAAACGAATCTTCCTCAAGTCGTTGTACTGAATATGATGGACCTCGCTGAAAAGCGCGGCATATCCATTAATTTAGAGCGTCTCGGTGAACTGCTTGGCGTGAAGAGCTATTCAGCTGTTGCCCGTAAAGGACATGGCTGTGAAGAGATTACCCAGCTGTTTAAAAACGAGCCGCTTCATTCGTCTGCTCCCTTTATGATTTCCTATCATCCAATCATTGAAGCGGCTATTGCCCGCATGCTTACTGAAATTGGCGAAGAAGGAAACATGAAAAAGCGCTGGGTGGCAGTTCAGTATTTGATGAACAATGAACTCATTCAGCTGGAAATGAACAAGAAGTTTCCGGGACTCATCCGAATAAAGGAAGAAGCTGAGGAACAGCTTTTCGAGGCAGCCGGCCATTCTGCGGAAGATGATATGTACCAAACAAGAAATGCCTTTATTACGAATCTGGTTGAGCAGGTGACAGAACAGCAAGGTCAGCGCGAAAGCCTTCCTTTGACCGCCTGGATAGACAAAATTGCGATCCATCCGGTTTTGGGCATTCCCTTTTTCCTTCTCATCCTGTTTGCGGTTTTCCAGCTGACGTTTGATTGGCTTGGAACCCCCATTTCCGATATGCTGGACTCCTTTTTCACAGGTCCTTTAACCAGTGGAGCCCAGCTGCTATTGAACAGCATCGGTGCCACACCGTTCATCCAGGCTGTTGTCCTTGATGGAATTATTGCGGGTGTAGGAGGCGTTCTCGTATTCGTCCCGCAAATCTTTATTCTGTTCTTCTTTATTTCCTTATTGGAGGATTCCGGATATATGGCCCGCGTGGCTGTTGTGATGGACCGCCTGATGGAATACATCGGACTGAATGGAAAAGCGTTTATCCCTCTTGTCATCGGGTTCGGATGCAACGTGCCGTCTATTATGGCAGCGAGAACGATTGAACAGCCAAGGGAACGATTGCTGACCATTCTCGTGTCGCCGTTTATGTCCTGTTCGGCAAGGCTTTCCGTATACGCTCTGTTTGCCGCAGCCTTTTTTGAAAAAAACCAGGCGTTGATCGTCCTTTCCCTGTACGTTCTCGGGATCGTTGTCGCGATGATCGTCGCAAAAATTCTCTCCCTTTTCCTGAAAAACGAAAAATCCTATTTTGTCATGGAGCTTCCTCCATATAACGCACCGCAAATGCAGCAGCTGCTGAAAAGTACGTGGGACAAAGGAAAAGGGTTCGTCAGGAAAGCAGGAACGTTCATCTTGGGAGGAACCGTCTTCATTTGGCTGCTATCCTACCTTGGTCCAGGCGGTGCAGACGTTCCAATCGACGAAAGCTTTATGGCGATTGCGAGCGGCGCGATTGCTCCAATCTTCGCTCCGCTTGGTTTTGCAACCTGGCAGGCCGTTTCTGCACTCATTACCGGCTTCCTTGCAAAGGAAGTGGTAGTGGCAACCATGAATATCCTGTATCACGTACCGGATGGACAAACCATGGCAGGGCTTTTGCCAAACTATTTCACACCGCTCTCAGCCTATACGTTCCTTGTGTTTATCCTATTGTACACACCATGTCTAGCTACGGTCGCCATCATGAAAAAAGAAACAGGCAGCACGAAGATTACACTTTTCTCGATTGGCTATTCGTTTGTCATCGCCTATATCGTAGCCCTTGCGGTTTATAAAGTAGGGCAATTTATCGTATAAGAGGAGGTTTCCGATATGATCGCAAGCATCATCTTAGGACTGCTCA
Protein-coding regions in this window:
- a CDS encoding ABC transporter permease — encoded protein: MIRLVKNEHMKIFLKKGSWALAIGLAVICFTMALFMKKMLAGAGVEENYLGFLSFSTGFLGMLPFFTVAIAGAIVASEFERGTIKFLLIRKATRSKVLLSKYITTVLFSVYIVLLYFFLSVFLGMLLFGFQNAAESGPLLTTALFDYADCLIETIIMATFAFMLSAVFRSTVLSVGLTFVVILSAKGAVQLLAHYDVAWGRFLLFSNTGFGQYARGNLPPFEGMSPLFSILILLFHLISFLSLAWAAFVKRDVAN
- the feoB gene encoding ferrous iron transport protein B, which translates into the protein MNTALFGNPNTGKTSLFNQITGSYEYVGNWSGVTVDKKIGKIKDSVQSLIDLPGVYSLNPLSNDERVASIALLQEEAQQILNIVNANQLERSLYLTIELLETNLPQVVVLNMMDLAEKRGISINLERLGELLGVKSYSAVARKGHGCEEITQLFKNEPLHSSAPFMISYHPIIEAAIARMLTEIGEEGNMKKRWVAVQYLMNNELIQLEMNKKFPGLIRIKEEAEEQLFEAAGHSAEDDMYQTRNAFITNLVEQVTEQQGQRESLPLTAWIDKIAIHPVLGIPFFLLILFAVFQLTFDWLGTPISDMLDSFFTGPLTSGAQLLLNSIGATPFIQAVVLDGIIAGVGGVLVFVPQIFILFFFISLLEDSGYMARVAVVMDRLMEYIGLNGKAFIPLVIGFGCNVPSIMAARTIEQPRERLLTILVSPFMSCSARLSVYALFAAAFFEKNQALIVLSLYVLGIVVAMIVAKILSLFLKNEKSYFVMELPPYNAPQMQQLLKSTWDKGKGFVRKAGTFILGGTVFIWLLSYLGPGGADVPIDESFMAIASGAIAPIFAPLGFATWQAVSALITGFLAKEVVVATMNILYHVPDGQTMAGLLPNYFTPLSAYTFLVFILLYTPCLATVAIMKKETGSTKITLFSIGYSFVIAYIVALAVYKVGQFIV
- a CDS encoding ABC transporter ATP-binding protein: MNETPVLQIENVSKRIKHHQILSNVSLTVKKGEILGLLGPNGSGKTTMIRSVLGLVSLNAGEISIGGYSIKKDFEKAVSLAGAIVENPEFYNYMSGYYNLVHFANMSDPIGRGRIAEVVDLVGLGERIHDPVRTYSLGMRQRLGIAQAVLHKPQLLLLDEPTNGLDPSGIRELREYLKNLRDKENVAIVISTHLLKEVEDMCDRVAIIKKGEILSVQNVQYDAGDLPIRVLFEVNQPLEAEEAAKAYHPAIVPGGLEFLVKREEIPLINKTLTENRIDVFAIHPKRKNLEESFLELTEEATE
- a CDS encoding alpha/beta fold hydrolase, translating into MAMLTVGNENDAPIDIYYEDQGTGKPVVLIHGWPLSGRSWEKQVPALIDAGYRVITYDRRGFGKSSQPYSGYEYDTFAADLNKLLEHLDLREAALVGFSMGGGEVARYISTYGTERVSKAVFAAAVPPYLYKAPDNPHGGLDDGAIEEFQNGVKGDRIAFLDTFTNNFFAAGDKTDLVSEPFRLYNRDIAAMASPKGTLDCIAAFAKTDFRGDLEKITVPTLIIHGDSDGTVPFEVSGKRTHETIPGSELVVIEGAPHGFNATHAEEFNRGLISFLNS
- a CDS encoding VOC family protein, with product MYIGTSDFESDFHYYQSVLGGQLQWAFNRFGAKVAAFEMGEGPLTLIADHLASPVCIPLYEVKDLKVKVKELKDRGWKEEKGPIEIPNGPCFMFKDTSGNSYGIFENVRPFAAEDSYKDSHNKYRMMD
- a CDS encoding NAD(P)H-dependent oxidoreductase, which encodes MKTLVITAHPNMSKSKVNKAWTNRLQQEENVTVHDLYSLYPTFEIDAEKEQQQLLEYDRIVFQFPFYWYSSPALLKQWQDSVLTYGFAYGSEGTRLHGKEFMLAISSGGPAEAYQAGGYNHYSISELTKPFQATANLCGMHFLPSFLLQGMMTLTEEKLQESADALAAYVTNSELRRKR
- a CDS encoding MarR family winged helix-turn-helix transcriptional regulator, which translates into the protein MIDDFFNNCLYFTVNKLSRAITKMAEESFKKTGLSPTHAFLMMLVIDKPGISQSELAEALHLKPSTITRFVDKLVEKGLIERKAEGKRSLNYPTAEGQEILADIKDGWKILFRGYSDVLGEEEGKALNQLINEAGNKLEK
- a CDS encoding NAD(P)H-dependent oxidoreductase; translation: MKTLVIIAHPNLDQSRINRTWMEELKKHEEITIHRLYEAYPDGKINAEHEQKLLEAHDRIVLQFPFFWYSTPSLLKQWQDEVLSYGWAYGEGGDKLHGKELGLAISTFGPEDSYGPAGYNNFTMETLTAPLQQTSNLIGTRFMPLFVLNGVMHVTDEELAENAKAYATHVLQPAMVNA
- a CDS encoding SDR family oxidoreductase, giving the protein MNQTKKTALITGGNKGIGFELVKQLAEQNYQVLVGSRNRARGEKAAASLQNLGHDVHFVELDVDRKESIQLAAEHVRQVYGRLDVLINNAGVYMDGNSPLLEADQDLLERTLKTNLLGPYHLIQSFLPLMKKYNYGRIVNVSSGYGQMDGMDEKGPGSYKLSKLALNGLTRQLAAEVSGNIKINAVCPGWVKTDMGGPHAPRTAEEAARSIMWLAVLDEEGPNGGFFRDGKEIKW
- a CDS encoding FeoA family protein, whose amino-acid sequence is MNLNQIQQNETFKIQDLSDLHPFVKRRLKDLGVYEGKEVKVIRYCPLGGPCLLECSGQRVGIRRKDTFCIKGARLS
- a CDS encoding DUF3427 domain-containing protein, whose product is MEAGYYDKESLKIAVATGFASIPGCTHIQMDRISQERILAQIDQENFNSLKYLREEYFEFKKLNAGRTPSFLLDYLRYDGAPDPIKFIHREKTYLNFVAKTEKNEALKKLLLDDAFERALKELSGKLPLKRLHEFVVVRYLLDHNEITLETAKHELLRLVREADEDSILHAFEVLNQNYYDTGQKKSHKKLFHLQDQCLTKTTLFSNLLKQEEYRKYIEDVVLYGIFRYEKEFGNEYYGMPHLKLYEQYSMVDAALLSNYRKSHSAFRGSGLLTNGDDYFLYIDLHKEEDIDERLNYQDKFLDERYFQWQTPNSTAPESERGRNIIFNSIRGIHLHLFIRKYKEIDGKTEPYIYIGQGSTVEYEGAKPITVKIKLENEIPASLYTEFTTKV
- a CDS encoding DEAD/DEAH box helicase family protein — protein: MLTEKKLIVNSEKANLLQELEQSMKDCVNFYFSVAFVNFSGLQLLLDSLKEAEENGVNGKIITSTYLNFTDAKALEKIREFHNIELKVFVTDKTIGFHTKAYIFEYTDHYKVIIGSSNITQSALKSNIEWNVEIIAKEDAFFIKEVLREYDQLWKSSVTADEDFIRRYENFLKSIKSTVKKQQQIYEDMKYIVPNRMQSRAIENLERLRSYGENKALVIAATGTGKTYMSAFDVKSCRPRRLLFIVHREEILRKAKETFEKLLPNEQLTFGLLTGNVKQGNADYVFATIQTLSKCYRDLRKDEFDYLVVDEAHHVTSPTYQSVMAYFEPEFTLGMTATPERSDSRNVFDHFDNNVALEVRLHEALDDELVVPFHYFGITDIDGVDLSDVSLTDIDEMTKRLKVNERVDFIIEKMKFYGHDGEKRKGLGFCAGREHAHYMAAEFNKRGYISEVLLGDDSPDKRQHFMKRLEDDEDGLEFLFTVDIFNEGVDIPSVNTVLMLRPTNSPIIFIQQLGRGLRKHEEKSFLTVLDFIGNHNKAFLIALALNGSRVL